A genomic segment from Malus domestica chromosome 05, GDT2T_hap1 encodes:
- the LOC114824967 gene encoding F-box protein At5g07610-like, whose product MICIEDLPDPLLVEILCRIPCSKVVFQCKSVSKRWLRLISDPSFLRRFLCVQRVQQKPILSTLVILAFSDVEGHKTEVFTTSKHPLFQSSNLSLSFLPCFGDKEDREPVVVATYNDLILCCATNRLGGDYYICNPYTKQWVALPPAPQVHNGEVAPLGVGFMCDPYYNSSSREDGSSTSFDIIQLNTEYRWTIVRMVRNSSDAGYHVEMISTETRGEWRELALLCSPQQLKHLQSIHTDVEGFISYSAVAHNGKFYWLPTTSECTFELDPFITDSSGDNVAKCRFIDEPDAFFISASNWHLGVCKGCLRMCKVGLGADDPFSVWELKLQEAPEGDWEFEWLADRITQPFDDIPLFSEQEDRSGTVEMLSFHPNNQDIVYFRFDQHIVTGNFREGKLELEKAAKTPFDIGSWREVYTFALPWWPTPVPKL is encoded by the coding sequence ATGATATGCATTGAAGATCTTCCTGACCCTTTATTGGTTGAAATCCTTTGTCGAATTCCTTGCAGTAAAGTTGTCTTTCAGTGCAAAAGTGTGTCGAAGCGTTGGTTACGTCTCATCTCCGATCCTTCTTTTCTTCGCCGTTTTCTATGTGTCCAACGCGTTCAACAGAAGCCCATCCTAAGTACTCTAGTTATATTGGCCTTTAGCGAcgtggaggggcacaaaactgAAGTCTTTACAACGTCCAAACATCCGCTGTTCCAATCAAGCAATCTCTCTCTAAGTTTCCTTCCGTGTTTTGGCGATAAAGAAGACCGTGAACCAGTTGTGGTAGCTACTTATAATGACTTGATTTTGTGCTGCGCGACGAATAGGCTTGGAGGTGATTACTACATTTGCAATCCTTACACCAAGCAATGGGTTGCTCTTCCGCCCGCCCCTCAAGTCCACAATGGTGAAGTTGCACCATTGGGAGTGGGATTCATGTGTGATCCATACTACAATTCCTCTTCTCGAGAAGACGGTAGCAGTACAAGTTTTGATATCATCCAGCTTAATACTGAGTATAGGTGGACGATTGTGCGAATGGTTCGGAATTCATCAGATGCTGGCTACCATGTGGAGATGATCTCTACTGAGACTAGAGGTGAATGGAGAGAGTTGGCTCTGTTATGCAGCCCACAACAGTTAAAACACTTGCAAAGTATTCATACTGATGTTGAAGGTTTCATTTCCTATTCAGCCGTTGCTCACAATGGAAAGTTTTATTGGTTGCCTACTACTTCTGAATGTACTTTTGAGTTGGACCCATTCATTACTGATAGTAGTGGTGATAATGTTGCTAAATGTCGTTTCATCGACGAGCCGGACGCTTTTTTTATTAGCGCAAGTAACTGGCATCTAGGTGTGTGCAAAGGGTGTCTGCGGATGTGCAAGGTGGGATTAGGTGCTGATGATCCCTTCAGTGTTTGGGAGCTGAAATTGCAAGAGGCGCCCGAGGGAGATTGGGAATTTGAATGGTTAGCCGATAGAATAACCCAGCCTTTCGATGATATTCCTTTGTTCTCTGAACAGGAAGACAGAAGCGGCACGGTTGAGATGCTAAGTTTCCACCCGAATAATCAAGATATCGTGTATTTCAGATTTGATCAACACATTGTCACGGGCAACTTTCGCGAAGGAAAGTTAGAGTTAGAGAAAGCTGCAAAGACTCCGTTTGATATCGGTTCTTGGAGAGAGGTCTACACATTTGCGCTCCCATGGTGGCCGACGCCAGTTCCTAAACTCTAG
- the LOC103426401 gene encoding peptidyl-prolyl cis-trans isomerase FKBP13, chloroplastic, whose protein sequence is MNSLASSLGTCSPRNLKTPNILLQRDHLSKSEAPKLNILSHPHRSFSSSSSSSSSQQLQNNEKPNLFSRREAIGFGFCFGLLDVLLLPQPTKAAEGAAACELTVAPSGLAFCDKVVGYGPEAVQGQLIKAHYVGKLENGKVFDSSYNRGKPLTFRVGVGEVIKGWDQGILGGDGIPPMLAGGKRVLKLPPELAYGGRGAGCRGGSCIIPPDSVLLFDVEFVGKP, encoded by the exons ATGAATTCCTTGGCATCTTCACTTGGCACTTGCAGTCCCAGAAACTTGAAAACACCCAACATTTTGCTCCAAAGGGATCATCTCAGCAAATCAGAAGCACCAAAACTCAATATCTTAAGCCACCCACACAGgagcttttcttcttcttcttcttcttcttcttcccaacaACTGCAGAATAATGAGAAGCCAAATTTGTTCAGCAGAAGAGAAGCAATTGGTTTTGGCTTCTGCTTTGGGCTTCTTGATGTGCTTTTGCTTCCTCAGCCCACAAAAGCAGCTGAGGGGGCAGCAGCTTGTGAGCTAACCGTGGCTCCATCTGGCCTTGCTTTCTGTGACAAAGTTGTGGGGTATGGCCCTGAGGCTGTTCAAGGACAGCTGATTAAG GCACACTATGTTGGGAAATTGGAGAATGGAAAGGTGTTTGACAGCAGCTACAATCGTGGGAAACCTCTTACTTTTCGTGTCGGTGTTGGTGAG GTCATCAAAGGGTGGGATCAAGGTATTCTAGGCGGTGATGGGATTCCTCCAATGCTTGCGG GGGGGAAACGCGTGTTGAAGCTTCCTCCGGAACTTGCGTATGGTGGAAGAGGAGCTGGGTGTAGAGGAG GCTCGTGTATCATTCCACCAGATTCAGTTCTTCTGTTTGATGTGGAATTCGTAGGCAAGCCATGA